The genomic window GTAGCCCACCACCTCGTGCCCGGCGGCAGCGAGCGCCCGCAGCAGCGAACCGCCGATCAGTCCCAGCCCGATGACCGCAATGTGCATGCGCCGAGACTAGGCCTTGCAGTCGCTTTTCTTCTCCCACGACTCGACGGCGGCGACCGGGCTCTTCTGGCCACCCTTACGCCAGGACGCGAGATAGCTGTACGGCCAGACGACTCCGCGCCGCACCTTCCAGTCGCCGGTCTCGGCGCACGGCGGGGAGATGCCGTAGTGCACGTGACAGACGTTGCTCGCGTTGCCGGTCCTACCGGTCAGGCCGAGCAGCTGACCGGCTTTCACCTTGGTCCCCGGCGTGATGCCGGACTGCACCTTGCTCAGGTGCGAGCCGTAGTAGCGCACCCCGTCGTCACCCCGGATCGCCACCGAGAGGCCGCCGTTGAACGGGCCGTCCGGATTGCCCTTGACGTAACGGTCCCGGAGGCTGACCTCCAGCACGGTCCCGCTGGTGGTGGCCACGAAACGCGACCCGCAGTCGACGAAGACATCGG from Actinoplanes derwentensis includes these protein-coding regions:
- a CDS encoding M23 family metallopeptidase, giving the protein MTLVAVCLAGCGSVTGGSASPATTPQFVDPAEQPVAAQSATPETASAPATSAPAAPSVPASAKPEPSEPAAVKVKYVFPVDASNVDWHNTHSKYPGTDVFVDCGSRFVATTSGTVLEVSLRDRYVKGNPDGPFNGGLSVAIRGDDGVRYYGSHLSKVQSGITPGTKVKAGQLLGLTGRTGNASNVCHVHYGISPPCAETGDWKVRRGVVWPYSYLASWRKGGQKSPVAAVESWEKKSDCKA